A single region of the Marinobacter nanhaiticus D15-8W genome encodes:
- the rfbA gene encoding glucose-1-phosphate thymidylyltransferase RfbA — protein sequence MKGIILAGGSGTRLYPITLGTSKQLLPVYDKPMIYYPLSVLMLAGIRDILIITTPEDQAGFKRALGMGDKFGINLSYEVQPRPEGLAQAFIIGEEFIGSDSVCLVLGDNIFYGQGFTPKLQQSARRIDGATVFGYQVKDPERFGVVEFDESKRAISLEEKPEHPRSHYAVTGLYFYDNSVVEIAKKVKPSNRGELEITCINQVYMEQGKLNVELLGRGFAWLDTGTHESLLEAAQFVETVEKRQGYKIACLEEIGLNQGWLTKEQFLQQASRLQKNGYGQYLLDILEGTK from the coding sequence GTGAAAGGAATCATCCTTGCAGGCGGCTCCGGCACGCGCCTATATCCCATAACGCTAGGCACTTCCAAACAGCTTCTGCCGGTGTACGACAAACCGATGATTTACTACCCTCTTTCCGTACTCATGCTCGCAGGTATTCGGGATATCCTCATCATAACGACGCCTGAAGACCAGGCTGGTTTTAAACGAGCATTGGGTATGGGCGATAAGTTCGGGATAAATCTGAGCTACGAAGTACAACCACGTCCGGAGGGACTCGCCCAAGCTTTCATTATTGGGGAAGAATTCATAGGTAGCGACAGCGTATGCTTAGTGCTGGGTGACAACATTTTCTATGGCCAAGGGTTCACTCCCAAATTGCAACAATCGGCCCGGCGTATTGATGGGGCCACCGTCTTTGGTTATCAGGTAAAAGATCCCGAGCGCTTTGGTGTAGTAGAATTTGACGAAAGCAAACGCGCAATTTCCCTCGAAGAAAAGCCTGAACATCCGAGATCCCATTACGCAGTTACCGGTCTTTATTTCTACGATAACAGCGTCGTAGAAATTGCCAAAAAGGTAAAGCCCAGCAACCGAGGCGAACTGGAAATTACCTGCATAAATCAGGTCTATATGGAGCAAGGTAAGCTAAATGTTGAGCTGTTGGGTCGGGGGTTCGCATGGCTGGACACTGGAACACACGAAAGCCTATTGGAGGCCGCTCAGTTTGTGGAAACTGTTGAAAAGCGTCAAGGGTACAAAATCGCTTGTCTTGAAGAAATTGGCCTTAATCAAGGCTGGCTTACCAAAGAACAGTTTCTGCAGCAAGCCAGCCGGCTTCAGAAAAACGGTTACGGCCAATACTTACTAGATATACTGGAAGGCACAAAATGA
- a CDS encoding DegT/DnrJ/EryC1/StrS family aminotransferase, translating to MIPVTKPYLPSREKLNRYLDDIYDSNVLTNNGPLVQTLTSRLEDFLEVENLLLVSNGTLALQIAYRALGINKLVDRKPAEAITTPFTFIATASSLKWDGIQPSFSDIDPESWCIAPESIEAQITLQTRAIIPVHVFGNACDVEAIGRIAHKYNLKVIYDASHAFGVKYKGESLLKQGDAATLSFHATKLFHTGEGGAIVFKRQEDLERARKMINFGITAPESMEEIGINAKMSELQAAMGLSVLDEMQDNLRARKKAWEGYYQKVPSHFTKQKINKNITYNYAYFPVMLKNQDEVKKLLLFLAEKNIFPRRYFYPSLESVKFLENEKPMPVSASVSSRILCLPLYFGCDFERVVDSIWRLY from the coding sequence ATGATCCCTGTCACTAAGCCGTACCTACCAAGCCGGGAAAAGCTGAACCGGTACCTTGATGATATATATGACAGCAATGTGTTAACCAACAACGGCCCGCTGGTACAGACACTTACTAGTAGACTTGAAGATTTTCTCGAAGTTGAAAATCTACTCCTGGTTTCAAATGGTACTCTTGCGCTACAAATTGCTTATCGCGCGCTCGGTATTAACAAGTTGGTCGATCGTAAACCTGCTGAAGCGATTACAACACCTTTTACGTTCATCGCTACGGCAAGCTCATTGAAGTGGGATGGTATTCAGCCATCGTTTTCAGATATCGACCCGGAAAGCTGGTGTATAGCGCCAGAGAGCATCGAAGCGCAGATTACACTACAAACCCGCGCTATCATTCCTGTGCATGTATTCGGCAACGCTTGCGATGTAGAAGCTATCGGACGAATTGCTCACAAGTACAACTTAAAAGTCATTTACGATGCTTCCCACGCTTTTGGCGTAAAATATAAAGGCGAGAGCCTACTAAAGCAGGGAGATGCTGCCACGCTTAGTTTTCACGCTACGAAACTATTCCATACCGGTGAGGGGGGCGCAATTGTCTTCAAGCGCCAAGAGGATTTGGAGCGAGCCAGGAAAATGATTAATTTCGGAATAACCGCGCCTGAAAGCATGGAGGAGATCGGCATCAACGCGAAGATGAGTGAGCTCCAGGCAGCGATGGGTTTGTCTGTTTTGGATGAAATGCAAGATAACCTTAGAGCGAGGAAGAAAGCGTGGGAGGGCTACTATCAAAAGGTCCCATCGCACTTTACCAAACAAAAAATAAATAAAAATATCACATATAATTACGCATACTTTCCGGTAATGCTGAAAAATCAAGACGAAGTTAAAAAGTTGTTGTTATTCTTAGCTGAAAAAAATATCTTTCCGAGGCGCTATTTTTATCCATCACTTGAGAGTGTTAAGTTTCTGGAGAATGAAAAGCCGATGCCAGTTTCTGCCTCCGTCTCCTCAAGAATTCTATGCCTTCCACTCTATTTCGGTTGCGACTTTGAAAGAGTTGTTGATTCAATTTGGAGATTGTACTAA
- a CDS encoding acyltransferase: protein MAFLACDQLKSIGFSELGNNVLISDKASIYNPENIKIGSNVRIDDYCVLSAGDGGIFIGNYVHIAVFSLLIGAGSIHLDDFSGLSSRVAVYSSNDDYSGGSLTNPTVPDQFKRVKVSNVYIGKHVIIGSGAVVLPGVTINKGAAVGSLSLVVKDCQEFKIYSGVPAKPIKNRSRNIENLEKELLSLS from the coding sequence ATGGCGTTTCTAGCTTGTGATCAGCTTAAGTCTATAGGGTTCTCTGAGTTAGGTAATAACGTATTAATATCTGACAAAGCCTCCATTTATAATCCCGAAAATATCAAAATTGGAAGCAATGTCAGGATAGATGATTATTGTGTGCTCTCCGCCGGTGACGGTGGGATTTTTATTGGAAACTATGTTCATATTGCTGTTTTCTCGTTATTAATCGGCGCAGGCTCAATACATCTAGATGATTTTAGCGGTTTGTCATCTAGAGTCGCCGTCTATAGCAGTAACGATGATTATTCAGGGGGTTCCCTTACCAATCCTACAGTTCCCGACCAGTTTAAACGTGTGAAAGTATCTAATGTTTACATTGGAAAACATGTAATTATTGGCTCTGGCGCAGTCGTTCTTCCTGGGGTGACTATTAACAAAGGTGCAGCGGTGGGTTCACTTAGTCTAGTTGTTAAAGATTGCCAGGAATTTAAAATATATTCTGGAGTGCCGGCTAAGCCAATAAAAAATAGAAGTAGGAATATCGAGAATCTGGAAAAAGAACTGCTTAGTTTGTCATGA
- a CDS encoding TDP-N-acetylfucosamine:lipid II N-acetylfucosaminyltransferase, with the protein MRILHVATDDKFIDHAFDLFEAAFPKQNDVLIISKSFNLKYVKLVPKKLSLVRFSIKRRPKVRRSFYENYDAVFFHSLDDLIYPEVYNIPEHLPKIWLGWGYDYYELIGTSSELLLPKTRLLIDELRKNNTLRIVGASFGRALLALGFSKSREKAIEKISLFSPVLPNEYELVRKARKWQDFPRSASWNYGTIEDNLIRGFERHQVSGDAILVGNSASPNCNHAEAFDFLLAQNLKNRKFIVPLSYGNKLYARKVIESGECYFGVDFVPLQEFLPIKDYVAMIKKCGYVIMNHRRQQAVGNIVIMLYLGARVFVREENLVYTFFKKLGVSLSTVQELEVNPGLLNLPLSDEERETNRKAVSVYWSRERGIERTNILVEQAVGNIS; encoded by the coding sequence ATGAGGATACTTCACGTCGCAACAGACGATAAATTCATAGATCACGCGTTTGATCTATTCGAAGCTGCGTTTCCAAAGCAAAATGACGTACTTATAATTTCGAAGTCTTTCAATTTAAAGTACGTTAAACTGGTTCCTAAAAAACTTTCTTTGGTCCGATTTTCAATCAAAAGGCGGCCAAAGGTACGAAGATCGTTTTATGAAAACTACGACGCGGTTTTTTTTCATTCGCTTGACGATTTAATTTACCCAGAAGTTTACAATATCCCCGAGCATCTACCAAAGATTTGGCTAGGATGGGGGTATGACTACTACGAATTGATTGGTACCTCAAGCGAATTGCTTCTTCCAAAAACACGGCTATTAATTGACGAATTAAGAAAAAATAATACTTTAAGAATTGTCGGTGCTAGTTTTGGTCGCGCCTTGCTGGCACTAGGTTTTTCTAAATCGCGAGAAAAGGCGATAGAAAAGATATCGCTGTTTTCGCCGGTGCTACCTAATGAATACGAGCTGGTTCGAAAAGCCAGAAAGTGGCAAGACTTCCCTCGAAGCGCAAGTTGGAATTATGGCACCATCGAAGACAACTTAATTAGAGGATTTGAAAGACACCAAGTAAGTGGCGATGCGATCTTGGTTGGCAATAGCGCTTCGCCGAACTGTAATCATGCAGAAGCTTTTGATTTTCTCCTGGCACAAAATCTAAAAAATAGAAAATTTATTGTTCCTCTTAGTTATGGAAATAAGCTATACGCTAGGAAAGTTATAGAGTCAGGGGAATGTTATTTCGGTGTGGACTTTGTTCCGCTACAAGAATTTTTACCTATAAAAGATTACGTGGCTATGATAAAAAAATGCGGCTACGTAATAATGAATCATAGACGGCAACAGGCAGTCGGCAACATCGTAATCATGCTGTACTTGGGGGCCAGAGTATTCGTTCGAGAAGAAAATTTGGTTTATACCTTTTTTAAAAAATTGGGTGTGTCACTCTCAACTGTTCAGGAACTTGAAGTGAATCCGGGTCTACTTAATCTACCGCTTTCTGACGAGGAGCGTGAAACGAACAGGAAGGCAGTAAGTGTTTACTGGTCACGTGAGCGGGGTATTGAGAGAACTAATATTCTGGTTGAGCAAGCTGTTGGTAATATAAGTTGA
- a CDS encoding lipopolysaccharide biosynthesis protein, producing the protein MTPKQIALFAIGPLGGSCLGLVTLPLVTWYFSQEDVGRMAMLQVTLSFSTLLFSLGLDQAYVREFHQSHNQPALLKSVILPGLVFLLSTLAVLLTMGGAVSKWLFDVSSLQLSVLVAIALLASFISRFLSLVLRMNERGLAFSMSQVVPKLLLLVIIIGYVLLDGAKNLTNLVAANTAAIALVSVVLVWNTRNEWIEGLRHQLDLAALRELLCFGLPLILGGIAFWGLTATDKVFLRMFSSYEQLAIYSVAVSFAAAATILQSVFSTVWAPTVYKWVSKGGGIENIHRASRYILLCVVVLFSLAGLFSWVITIFLPSEYASVQWLLISCLGYPLLYTLSETTVVGIGISKRSVFAMAAAFLAFAVNLFGNWLLIPKFGAAGAAISTCGSFLLFLVARTEFSCYLWKSFPRKLIYCYSILVVSGAILSTLAAGRAGWLAHAFWALVLLSTIFTFRAEIVEVWRFIRAHVTGRVRVV; encoded by the coding sequence ATGACTCCCAAGCAGATTGCGCTGTTCGCCATTGGCCCTTTAGGCGGCTCCTGTCTGGGCCTCGTTACGTTGCCCCTAGTTACTTGGTATTTTTCACAGGAAGACGTTGGCCGTATGGCTATGCTTCAGGTTACTCTCAGCTTTAGCACCTTGCTGTTCAGCTTGGGCTTAGATCAGGCATATGTGAGGGAATTCCACCAAAGCCATAATCAACCGGCGTTATTAAAAAGTGTTATCCTGCCTGGTCTCGTTTTTTTGCTTTCCACGCTTGCTGTGCTTTTAACAATGGGAGGGGCTGTATCAAAATGGTTGTTTGATGTTTCCTCGTTGCAATTGAGCGTTTTAGTAGCTATAGCACTTTTGGCCTCCTTTATTTCTCGGTTTTTGTCGCTTGTCCTCAGAATGAATGAGCGAGGTCTAGCTTTTTCAATGAGTCAAGTGGTGCCGAAGCTTTTACTACTTGTAATTATAATTGGTTATGTACTTTTGGACGGCGCAAAAAATTTGACTAATCTGGTCGCTGCTAATACAGCAGCAATCGCGCTGGTAAGTGTGGTGTTAGTCTGGAATACGCGAAATGAATGGATCGAAGGGCTTAGACATCAGCTGGACCTCGCCGCGCTAAGAGAATTGTTATGTTTTGGCCTGCCTCTGATTCTAGGTGGAATAGCATTTTGGGGGCTCACGGCTACCGATAAAGTATTCCTTCGTATGTTTTCGAGCTACGAACAGCTTGCCATTTATTCTGTCGCAGTGAGCTTTGCAGCTGCCGCTACGATTTTGCAAAGCGTTTTCTCCACGGTATGGGCTCCTACTGTGTATAAGTGGGTTAGCAAGGGGGGCGGGATTGAAAACATTCATCGAGCTAGCCGGTATATTCTTCTCTGTGTAGTGGTGTTGTTCTCCCTAGCTGGATTATTTTCTTGGGTAATTACGATCTTTTTGCCAAGTGAGTACGCGAGTGTGCAGTGGCTGTTAATTTCATGCCTTGGGTACCCATTGCTATACACGTTGTCAGAGACTACAGTCGTTGGGATTGGCATCTCTAAGCGAAGTGTTTTCGCGATGGCTGCAGCCTTCCTAGCGTTCGCCGTAAATCTATTTGGCAATTGGCTATTGATCCCTAAGTTCGGTGCCGCTGGTGCAGCGATAAGTACATGCGGTTCATTTCTTCTATTTCTCGTAGCAAGAACCGAATTCTCTTGCTATCTCTGGAAGTCATTCCCGAGAAAGCTCATCTATTGCTACAGTATATTGGTTGTATCTGGCGCCATATTGAGCACATTGGCGGCGGGACGAGCAGGATGGCTGGCACATGCATTTTGGGCTCTCGTGTTGTTAAGCACTATTTTCACCTTTCGGGCTGAGATCGTTGAAGTCTGGCGCTTCATCAGAGCGCACGTTACCGGGAGAGTTAGAGTTGTTTAG
- a CDS encoding EpsG family protein produces MAALFIVLAIFSGIRAESVGTDTSAYYIIFNYLTSSAVNPFLTRYEPGFVMMNLVSNWFGWGPSGVIFLSSSLFSLLIVLAAHRFSTNHLVFFSVFLGLSFYIFSFNGVRQALAMAFVLNGLNLYSGKDKKGIVWCLTAILFHLSAIFFLVSFVFLRLRLKAIAWLLVWSLSIFIMIDPDPLKYVIDQTSYMFPSSYQVYFGDYLWGSYGSLEVRDLFYQFLFFVALYSLYVFRNNSMCSMVSILVMSAVIFKNIFLHFGFIERLSLYFEIFIPLYLGYVTLVFRHQVEIALISFGFSALMFILYIRAISGNSNGVLPYSF; encoded by the coding sequence ATGGCTGCCCTATTTATCGTGTTAGCTATCTTTTCGGGGATAAGGGCAGAGAGCGTAGGTACAGACACGTCCGCTTATTATATTATATTCAACTATCTAACGAGCTCCGCGGTTAATCCTTTTCTTACGCGCTATGAGCCGGGCTTTGTAATGATGAACCTTGTTTCAAATTGGTTTGGTTGGGGACCCTCAGGGGTTATTTTTCTATCGTCGAGCTTGTTTTCTCTCTTGATAGTACTCGCGGCGCATCGATTTTCTACTAACCACTTAGTTTTTTTTAGTGTTTTTTTAGGATTGTCGTTTTATATCTTCTCCTTTAATGGTGTGCGTCAGGCTTTAGCGATGGCTTTTGTTTTGAATGGACTGAACCTTTACTCTGGGAAGGATAAGAAAGGTATAGTTTGGTGTTTAACAGCTATCCTATTCCACCTAAGTGCAATATTTTTCTTAGTATCCTTTGTTTTCCTAAGACTGCGCTTAAAAGCTATAGCTTGGCTTTTAGTGTGGTCATTATCTATATTTATAATGATTGATCCTGATCCACTAAAATACGTTATAGATCAAACTTCTTACATGTTTCCTTCCAGTTACCAAGTCTATTTTGGTGATTATTTGTGGGGTAGCTACGGCAGCTTAGAGGTAAGAGATCTATTTTATCAATTTCTTTTTTTTGTTGCTTTGTATTCCCTTTACGTTTTTCGAAATAACTCGATGTGTTCCATGGTGTCAATATTGGTGATGTCCGCCGTAATATTTAAAAATATATTTTTACACTTCGGGTTTATTGAAAGGCTGAGTTTGTACTTTGAGATATTTATTCCTTTATATCTTGGGTACGTTACGCTTGTTTTTCGGCATCAGGTAGAGATTGCCTTGATTTCCTTTGGCTTTTCGGCGCTAATGTTTATTCTATATATAAGGGCGATATCAGGTAATTCAAATGGTGTTTTGCCATACAGCTTTTAA
- a CDS encoding glycosyltransferase family 4 protein, translated as MKVAYISAYAADFPSRTANSIHVIRMCEALSKVGSDVVLFLRDQGYTNEQILESYGVAKSFEVIKTKSKIPKINRILYAKKSVHEARRRGVDLVISRSAIPCWFSAKNNIDFVFDAHGPISEKNFIERWCFKNILSSSNFKRMTFNSKAMRRWYEYQNLLPERASLYVAMNGASDDIAGCETLNSGWPGRSGVLQVGYTGHLYPGRGVDLILRCAECLPDLDFHFIGGNEEDIVYWKSRSSAGNVYFHGFVKPNLVSAYRDRCDVLVAPYQSSGVAVAGGKGDTSSFMNPIKVIEYMASGKAIVASDLPAIRDCISDKTAVLVDPDDLRGWCNALIQLSNDEKFCEEMSRQARQAFGAGFTWEARAEKLLGIFKEGA; from the coding sequence ATGAAAGTGGCATATATTTCAGCATATGCAGCGGATTTTCCGTCTCGTACAGCTAATAGCATTCATGTGATCAGAATGTGTGAGGCTTTATCAAAAGTTGGCTCTGATGTGGTTTTGTTTCTGAGAGACCAAGGCTATACTAATGAGCAAATATTAGAAAGTTATGGTGTCGCTAAAAGTTTTGAAGTTATTAAAACTAAGTCGAAAATACCAAAAATTAATCGGATACTTTATGCCAAGAAATCGGTGCATGAGGCTCGGCGACGCGGTGTTGATTTAGTAATATCGCGCTCAGCTATACCGTGTTGGTTTTCGGCCAAGAATAATATCGATTTCGTGTTTGATGCTCACGGACCAATCTCTGAAAAGAATTTTATCGAGAGGTGGTGTTTTAAAAATATATTATCGTCGTCAAACTTTAAACGAATGACCTTTAACTCCAAAGCTATGAGACGTTGGTATGAGTATCAAAATTTACTACCAGAGCGGGCATCTTTATACGTTGCTATGAACGGCGCATCCGATGATATTGCTGGTTGTGAGACGTTAAATAGCGGTTGGCCGGGCAGATCAGGAGTTCTCCAGGTTGGCTATACAGGCCATTTATATCCAGGTAGAGGTGTTGACCTGATTCTGCGATGCGCGGAGTGCCTACCTGATCTGGATTTTCATTTTATAGGCGGTAATGAAGAAGATATTGTTTATTGGAAGTCCCGAAGTTCCGCTGGAAATGTATATTTCCACGGTTTTGTCAAACCGAACCTTGTATCCGCATATCGTGATCGTTGCGATGTATTGGTAGCGCCATACCAGTCATCCGGTGTAGCGGTGGCGGGGGGGAAAGGTGATACCAGTAGTTTTATGAATCCCATTAAAGTTATCGAGTATATGGCAAGCGGAAAAGCGATTGTCGCCTCTGATCTCCCCGCTATTCGGGACTGTATTTCCGATAAAACAGCAGTTCTAGTAGATCCCGACGATTTGCGCGGCTGGTGTAATGCTTTAATACAGCTTTCTAATGACGAAAAATTTTGCGAAGAAATGTCCCGTCAAGCAAGGCAGGCGTTTGGTGCAGGTTTTACATGGGAAGCACGAGCAGAAAAGTTGCTCGGCATTTTTAAAGAGGGAGCATAG
- a CDS encoding glycosyltransferase family 4 protein has translation MSSSNTVLHIITGLQDGGAEGVMYRLCKHSASTKHVVISLMDEGKYGSLLREAGIEVFCLGMNPGKPSLFKFFRLVSLVRSVCPGVVQTWMYHADLIGGLAARIAGNKNVYWGIRHSTLERGKTKLSTILVARLCASLSFWLPKKIICCANKASRVHEELGYTKDKLCVIHNGCDLTRFSPNENSRQRVREEFGVSESEFLIGCVGRYHPCKDHENLFKALALVKDAGVNFRCLLVGKNVNKANGALVNAIANLGLDESVLLAGSREDVPDVMNAIDIHVLASSSEGFPNVLAEAMACGTPCVTTEVGDALDIVGDVELTCLPSDPDALASLVQRMFLKWFEGPEIWERTKIHCVQKIQRFSVQSMVDAYEACWYGRK, from the coding sequence GTGAGTAGTTCTAATACAGTTTTACATATCATTACGGGCTTGCAAGATGGTGGTGCGGAGGGTGTCATGTATCGTCTTTGTAAACACAGCGCCTCCACGAAACATGTCGTTATTTCCTTAATGGACGAAGGAAAATATGGTTCGCTTTTGCGCGAAGCGGGAATCGAAGTTTTTTGCTTAGGTATGAATCCCGGAAAACCTAGTCTGTTTAAGTTTTTTAGGTTGGTAAGCCTTGTCAGGAGCGTTTGCCCTGGTGTAGTTCAAACTTGGATGTATCATGCCGATTTAATAGGTGGCCTAGCGGCGAGGATAGCTGGTAACAAAAATGTCTATTGGGGCATCCGGCATTCTACTTTGGAGAGGGGCAAAACAAAGCTCTCGACTATCTTGGTTGCTCGGCTTTGTGCGTCGCTTTCTTTTTGGCTACCTAAAAAGATTATCTGTTGTGCTAATAAAGCATCCAGAGTTCACGAAGAATTGGGTTATACCAAAGATAAGCTCTGTGTTATTCATAACGGGTGCGATTTGACCCGTTTTTCGCCTAATGAGAACAGTCGGCAACGTGTTCGCGAGGAATTTGGAGTCTCCGAGTCTGAATTTTTAATTGGGTGTGTGGGGCGATACCACCCCTGCAAAGATCACGAGAACCTATTTAAAGCTCTTGCTTTGGTGAAGGATGCGGGGGTGAATTTTCGATGCTTGCTGGTTGGAAAAAATGTGAACAAAGCTAATGGCGCTCTAGTTAATGCAATTGCCAATTTGGGGCTGGACGAGAGCGTTCTATTGGCTGGCTCGCGTGAGGATGTTCCCGATGTTATGAATGCAATTGACATTCACGTGCTAGCTAGCTCTTCGGAGGGCTTTCCTAACGTATTGGCGGAGGCAATGGCCTGTGGTACACCTTGTGTTACGACCGAGGTGGGCGATGCTTTGGATATCGTTGGGGACGTCGAACTAACCTGTTTGCCTAGTGATCCCGATGCTCTTGCTTCGTTGGTTCAGCGAATGTTTTTGAAGTGGTTCGAGGGGCCAGAAATATGGGAGCGAACGAAAATACATTGTGTTCAGAAGATTCAGCGTTTTTCAGTTCAAAGTATGGTAGATGCATACGAAGCTTGCTGGTATGGGCGTAAATAG
- a CDS encoding glycosyltransferase family 4 protein has translation MKRILFVVNTPEFFVSHRLPVALATKNAGYEVHVASSPGPAVTEIQAQGFRHYTVTFARSGQNPLVELCTFIELYKLLRRLRPTLVHLVTIKPVLYGGLAARVAGIKGVVFAVSGLGTVFVAGSMVSKLRRWVVTRLYASAFRQKQLTVIFQNPDDRDTLLSTGALNPKQTRMVRGSGVALSDYPCLPEPDGKPVVVMAARLLRDKGVFEFVRSAHILRARGIDVDMRLLGSRDPGNPTTVTTAELEQWEKEGVVEILGFRTDIARQYALANIVCLPSYYGEGLPKCLIEAAACGRAVVTTDHPGCRDAITPDVTGLLVPVKHEIALADAIQKLIENPEMRRAMGERGRELAEGAFSIETVVNQHLQIYDAVVSHGEK, from the coding sequence ATGAAACGTATACTTTTTGTAGTGAATACTCCAGAGTTCTTTGTTTCTCATCGTTTGCCGGTGGCTTTAGCTACAAAAAATGCTGGGTATGAAGTACACGTTGCCTCCTCTCCCGGTCCGGCGGTCACAGAAATCCAGGCTCAGGGCTTTCGACATTACACTGTTACTTTTGCGAGAAGCGGTCAAAATCCGTTGGTGGAACTCTGCACTTTTATCGAGCTGTATAAGCTGCTTCGCCGTCTTAGGCCAACGTTGGTTCATCTCGTTACTATTAAGCCGGTGTTATACGGCGGATTGGCAGCTCGAGTCGCTGGGATAAAAGGCGTGGTTTTTGCTGTCTCCGGTCTTGGTACGGTGTTCGTAGCTGGGTCGATGGTGTCTAAGCTTCGTCGATGGGTAGTTACACGGCTTTATGCGTCCGCTTTCCGGCAAAAGCAGCTAACGGTTATATTCCAGAATCCAGATGATCGTGACACTTTGCTGTCGACCGGTGCTTTGAACCCGAAACAAACACGAATGGTCCGCGGATCTGGGGTCGCGTTATCCGATTATCCTTGTCTACCGGAGCCAGACGGCAAGCCTGTCGTAGTTATGGCTGCGCGTCTGTTGAGAGACAAGGGTGTGTTTGAATTTGTGCGTTCGGCTCATATTTTGCGAGCGAGAGGTATTGATGTTGATATGCGTCTACTGGGCTCGCGAGATCCCGGAAACCCGACCACAGTGACGACAGCTGAGCTTGAGCAGTGGGAAAAAGAGGGAGTAGTAGAAATTCTGGGCTTTCGTACGGACATAGCTCGTCAATATGCGTTAGCTAATATTGTGTGTCTGCCGTCATATTACGGGGAGGGCTTGCCAAAATGCCTGATTGAAGCGGCAGCGTGTGGGCGGGCGGTTGTAACTACGGATCACCCGGGGTGTCGGGATGCAATTACGCCTGATGTAACGGGACTGTTAGTGCCGGTTAAGCATGAAATAGCTTTGGCGGATGCCATTCAAAAGTTAATTGAAAATCCTGAAATGAGAAGAGCGATGGGTGAACGTGGTCGGGAGTTGGCTGAGGGGGCTTTTTCGATCGAAACAGTCGTTAATCAACATTTACAGATTTATGACGCAGTGGTGAGCCACGGGGAAAAATAG
- a CDS encoding UDP-glucose 4-epimerase family protein, producing MLKKLFITGGAGFVGSAILNRLARQRDMQIFAHFRQYNKHLPASITPIVSSSFAALPDPMFLQGVQVVIHSAARVHVMEDDARDPMSEFRKVNVQDTLSLARQAAQHGVSRFVFISSIKVNGERTPQGRAFTPEDDPAQEDPYGISKMEAERGLQQLARCTGMEVVIIRPPLVYGPGVKGNFASLIKLVEKGLPLPLGAIPNRRSLVGVDNLVDLIITCIDHPAAANQVFLVSDGEDLSTPELLRRLAAATGRRSLLISVPPGLLELVAILIGKRAMVQRLLSSLQVDISKTQSRLGWEPPFSVDEGLRRCFIPENVS from the coding sequence ATGCTGAAAAAACTCTTTATAACGGGGGGGGCGGGTTTTGTCGGTTCTGCCATACTCAACCGCCTTGCGAGGCAGCGGGATATGCAGATATTCGCTCATTTTCGGCAATACAACAAGCATCTTCCTGCGAGCATCACACCTATAGTGAGTTCGTCGTTTGCGGCTCTGCCCGATCCTATGTTTTTACAGGGTGTGCAAGTAGTCATCCATAGTGCGGCACGCGTTCATGTTATGGAGGATGATGCGAGAGACCCTATGTCTGAGTTTCGCAAAGTTAATGTTCAAGATACTCTCAGCCTTGCGCGGCAGGCAGCGCAGCATGGTGTCAGTCGCTTTGTGTTTATAAGTTCGATCAAGGTTAATGGCGAGCGAACCCCTCAAGGCAGAGCCTTTACCCCTGAGGATGATCCTGCACAAGAAGATCCCTATGGTATCTCTAAAATGGAGGCCGAGCGTGGGCTTCAGCAACTAGCCCGCTGCACTGGTATGGAGGTAGTTATTATTAGGCCGCCGCTTGTGTATGGCCCTGGGGTGAAGGGAAACTTTGCAAGTCTCATAAAGCTTGTTGAAAAAGGGCTGCCGCTACCATTGGGTGCTATTCCTAATAGGCGTTCGTTAGTGGGGGTGGACAATCTGGTTGATCTTATTATTACCTGTATCGACCATCCCGCCGCTGCCAATCAGGTGTTTTTGGTTAGTGACGGTGAGGACCTCTCAACTCCAGAGTTGTTACGCCGGCTAGCTGCGGCCACTGGCAGGCGCTCCCTACTCATTTCTGTTCCCCCGGGATTGCTGGAGCTAGTGGCTATCTTGATCGGTAAGAGGGCTATGGTTCAACGATTGCTGAGTTCCTTGCAGGTTGATATTTCCAAAACGCAAAGCCGTTTAGGCTGGGAGCCTCCTTTTTCGGTGGATGAAGGACTGCGGCGCTGCTTTATTCCGGAGAATGTAAGTTGA